Proteins encoded by one window of Candidatus Methylomirabilota bacterium:
- a CDS encoding ParA family protein: MRIIAVANQKGGVGKTTTAVNLAASLAAAEHRTLLLDLDPQGNATSALGVERGATPAAYDLLMGGAMIAEVARPTVAPWLDLVPAGDRLIGAEVELAASPHREARLKDALAAGADVYAFVLIDCPPSLGLLTVNALAAAHSVLIPLQCEYYALEGLARIMEAVTLCRVRLNPDLQVEGIVLTMYDMRLNICEQVEQEVRRHFPQAVLRTVIPRNVRLSEAPSFGKPVLLYDSRSSGAESYLHLAREIIDGATQSPR; encoded by the coding sequence ATGCGCATTATCGCCGTTGCGAACCAAAAAGGCGGGGTCGGCAAAACCACAACAGCCGTAAACCTGGCCGCCTCTCTTGCGGCGGCCGAACACCGGACGCTTCTCCTCGATCTCGATCCGCAGGGCAACGCCACGAGCGCATTGGGCGTCGAACGCGGGGCCACACCAGCCGCCTACGACCTGCTTATGGGGGGGGCGATGATCGCTGAGGTGGCGCGGCCGACCGTGGCCCCATGGCTGGACCTGGTCCCGGCTGGAGACCGCCTCATCGGAGCGGAGGTAGAGCTGGCTGCAAGTCCCCATCGGGAAGCTCGCCTAAAGGATGCGCTGGCGGCTGGGGCAGACGTCTACGCCTTTGTCTTGATCGACTGCCCGCCTTCGCTTGGTCTGCTGACCGTCAATGCCCTGGCGGCCGCGCACTCAGTGCTGATCCCGCTTCAATGCGAATACTACGCCCTGGAAGGCTTGGCCAGGATCATGGAGGCCGTAACCCTTTGTCGGGTAAGGCTCAACCCGGACCTTCAGGTCGAGGGAATTGTCCTGACTATGTATGACATGAGGCTGAATATCTGCGAGCAGGTGGAACAGGAGGTGCGGCGCCACTTTCCACAGGCAGTTCTGAGAACGGTGATTCCCAGAAACGTACGGCTGAGCGAGGCGCCTAGCTTTGGGAAACCGGTTCTTCTGTATGACAGCCGCTCATCAGGGGCCGAGAGTTACCTTCACTTAGCCAGGGAGATCATCGATGGCGCAACGCAGAGCCCTCGGTAG
- the rsmG gene encoding 16S rRNA (guanine(527)-N(7))-methyltransferase RsmG → MTSAQYEALGVYLSELQRWASQVNLTGLRSEEAIIREGFLRSLACRAAFDPAPSVKAIDVGSGAGFPGLVLKIGYPDIDMLLLEPRRKRATFLRSIIRRLELTGIRCMQARVEELCGEAEHQGKYDVAFARAVGPVPDVARMVQPLLKSGGRLILQAGQRTRDSLPSAYPLLAALGMRAEVLEVPAPDAGLPSTCLLILEKADSS, encoded by the coding sequence TTGACGTCAGCACAATACGAAGCGCTCGGCGTCTACTTATCGGAGCTGCAACGTTGGGCCTCACAGGTGAACCTGACCGGGCTGAGGTCTGAGGAGGCGATCATCCGCGAGGGGTTTCTGCGCTCCCTCGCCTGCCGGGCAGCCTTCGACCCCGCACCGTCGGTGAAAGCCATAGACGTTGGATCGGGCGCCGGATTTCCCGGTCTGGTACTCAAGATAGGCTACCCCGACATCGACATGCTGTTGCTCGAGCCCAGGCGGAAGCGAGCCACCTTTCTGCGCTCCATCATACGGCGACTCGAACTTACCGGAATCCGCTGCATGCAGGCGAGAGTCGAGGAGCTGTGCGGGGAGGCCGAGCATCAGGGTAAGTATGATGTGGCGTTCGCGCGGGCAGTTGGGCCGGTCCCTGACGTGGCGCGTATGGTGCAGCCGCTTCTGAAATCGGGTGGACGCCTGATTCTACAGGCAGGGCAAAGGACGCGCGACTCGCTTCCATCTGCGTACCCTCTGCTTGCTGCATTGGGAATGAGGGCGGAGGTTCTGGAGGTTCCTGCCCCCGATGCAGGGCTGCCGTCAACCTGCCTGCTCATCCTGGAAAAGGCTGACAGCTCATAG
- a CDS encoding ParB/RepB/Spo0J family partition protein, which translates to MAQRRALGRGLEALIPGADLSGTIQVRIEEIAPGTLQPRRSMNDSKLNELAASIKAHGVLLPILLRREGGRLEVVAGERRLRAARIAGLDTVPAFVKELSSSQALEVALVENLQREDLNPIEAAEAYLRLQDEFGLTQEEVARRVGRDRSSVTNALRLLKLPKQVQADLVEGALSEGHARALLGLERGADQIKARDEVIRRGLSVRATEALVRRLKQAVDPQPRLAVSEPTIRAAEDTLRQALGTKVQICRKGKGGTIEVEFYSMEDLDRIYERILGHG; encoded by the coding sequence ATGGCGCAACGCAGAGCCCTCGGTAGGGGGCTGGAGGCACTGATCCCCGGAGCGGATCTTTCCGGGACGATACAGGTTCGAATAGAGGAGATCGCACCGGGCACGCTCCAGCCCCGCCGCTCCATGAACGACTCCAAGCTCAACGAGTTGGCGGCTTCCATCAAGGCCCATGGGGTGCTCTTGCCCATCCTGCTTCGTCGCGAGGGGGGTCGGTTGGAGGTGGTGGCCGGGGAGCGGCGCCTCAGGGCTGCGCGGATAGCGGGACTTGACACGGTCCCGGCTTTCGTGAAAGAGCTCTCCAGCAGCCAGGCGCTGGAGGTGGCGTTGGTAGAGAACCTGCAGCGGGAGGACCTGAACCCGATTGAGGCGGCTGAGGCGTACTTGAGGCTTCAGGATGAGTTTGGGCTGACCCAGGAAGAGGTGGCCCGTAGGGTGGGTCGGGATCGCTCCTCGGTGACGAATGCGCTCCGGCTGCTCAAGCTTCCCAAGCAGGTCCAGGCCGACCTCGTTGAAGGCGCCTTGTCCGAAGGGCACGCCCGGGCTCTGCTGGGGCTGGAGCGGGGAGCCGACCAGATCAAGGCACGCGATGAGGTAATCCGTCGAGGCCTGTCCGTACGCGCCACCGAAGCGCTGGTCCGGCGGCTGAAACAGGCTGTCGACCCGCAGCCGCGCCTCGCAGTAAGCGAGCCGACGATCCGGGCAGCCGAGGATACCCTCCGGCAGGCCCTCGGAACCAAGGTTCAGATTTGTCGAAAGGGCAAGGGGGGGACGATCGAGGTAGAGTTTTACTCGATGGAGGACCTCGACAGGATCTACGAGCGCATCCTTGGGCACGGTTGA
- a CDS encoding DUF4013 domain-containing protein has product MLNRAAKALAFPLEDRRWLPKIAIGGSVGLLLESLFVVAGFLLTREFALAGALLAPAVNFPVLGFVLATFQGALAVPQADSLPSWSRWSTLCAKGLLLFVLALAYEIVPFLFVISGFGLLVRGGIALNLGLVLILLGVLAGITAGFFLPMGVAYYLKEHRLEAVLHPAVVWLRIRKALTEYVEAYLLSLGLFIMVGLIGAIPILGLLVWPFLTFYLLVAGARLFGGVCSSE; this is encoded by the coding sequence TTGCTTAACCGGGCGGCGAAGGCGCTGGCCTTTCCCTTGGAAGATCGCAGGTGGCTGCCGAAGATCGCGATTGGCGGCAGCGTCGGACTGCTCCTCGAAAGTCTCTTCGTAGTCGCTGGCTTCCTACTCACCCGAGAATTCGCCCTTGCGGGGGCTCTGCTGGCGCCGGCGGTCAACTTTCCCGTGCTGGGGTTTGTACTGGCGACCTTTCAGGGCGCCCTGGCGGTCCCGCAGGCCGACTCGCTGCCGTCATGGAGCCGATGGTCGACTCTGTGTGCAAAGGGCTTGTTGCTGTTTGTGCTCGCGTTGGCTTACGAGATCGTTCCGTTTCTCTTTGTTATTTCCGGTTTCGGCCTGTTGGTGAGAGGCGGTATAGCGCTCAACCTTGGCCTTGTCCTGATCCTGCTCGGAGTGCTCGCTGGAATCACGGCGGGCTTCTTTTTGCCGATGGGGGTTGCCTACTACCTGAAGGAACACCGGCTTGAGGCCGTACTGCACCCCGCGGTCGTCTGGTTGCGAATCCGCAAGGCCTTGACCGAGTATGTAGAGGCGTATCTGCTCAGCCTCGGGTTGTTCATTATGGTCGGGCTGATCGGGGCCATTCCTATTCTGGGTCTCCTGGTGTGGCCGTTTCTGACCTTCTATCTCTTGGTGGCAGGCGCTCGCCTTTTCGGTGGGGTCTGTTCGAGCGAATGA
- a CDS encoding cysteine desulfurase has translation MSIYLDYNATTPMRPEVLDAMGPYLDSRFGNASSSHSRGREAKRALEEAREAMASALGAREKESVVFVSGGTEADNLAVKGAAWAAREWGRHIVTSTVEHRAVLSACRALEAQGFEVTYLPVDAQGLVDPETVRLSLRTDTTVISLMHANNETGVIFPIAEIGRLAQERGIIFHIDAVQSFGRLPIDVEAQGANLLTISAHKFYGPKGIGVLYVRPGTKIDPQMHGGEQEHGVRAGTENVAAAVGMACAARLALESMQTEGHRLRTLRDHLEGGILERIMGTQRNGDRDRRLSNTSNISFQGTRADSLMVALDLEGVEVSAGAACAAGSLESSHVLWAMGRRPEIDGGGIRFSLGAGTTTTEIEHVLALFPPLVERVRAAKVEGIGDRV, from the coding sequence ATGAGCATTTACCTTGATTATAATGCCACGACCCCGATGCGACCGGAAGTGCTGGATGCCATGGGCCCATATCTCGATTCGCGCTTTGGCAATGCCAGCTCGAGCCACAGCCGGGGCAGGGAGGCCAAGCGTGCCCTGGAAGAGGCTAGGGAGGCCATGGCGTCGGCGCTCGGGGCGCGAGAGAAGGAGAGCGTGGTCTTTGTCTCGGGGGGCACGGAGGCGGACAACCTGGCCGTCAAGGGCGCTGCCTGGGCTGCCAGGGAATGGGGACGACACATCGTCACCTCAACGGTGGAGCACCGAGCCGTACTCAGCGCCTGCCGGGCCCTTGAGGCGCAAGGGTTCGAGGTCACCTATCTGCCGGTCGACGCACAGGGGCTGGTCGATCCGGAGACGGTCAGGCTGAGCCTCCGGACCGACACTACGGTAATCTCGTTAATGCACGCCAACAACGAAACCGGGGTGATCTTTCCGATTGCCGAGATCGGTCGACTTGCGCAAGAGCGCGGGATTATCTTTCACATAGACGCCGTCCAGTCGTTTGGTCGCCTTCCGATCGATGTCGAAGCCCAAGGGGCCAATCTTCTTACCATTTCGGCGCACAAGTTCTACGGGCCGAAAGGGATCGGGGTCCTGTATGTCCGCCCTGGAACAAAGATCGACCCACAAATGCATGGAGGAGAGCAAGAGCATGGTGTGAGGGCCGGGACGGAGAATGTCGCGGCGGCCGTCGGTATGGCCTGTGCGGCACGGCTCGCCCTTGAATCGATGCAGACCGAAGGCCACCGCCTGAGGACGCTCCGAGATCACCTTGAGGGGGGTATTCTTGAGCGCATTATGGGGACGCAGCGGAATGGCGATCGGGACCGGCGGCTGTCCAACACCTCTAATATCTCGTTTCAGGGGACTCGGGCGGATTCACTGATGGTCGCGCTGGATCTCGAAGGGGTCGAGGTCTCCGCAGGCGCCGCTTGTGCCGCCGGCTCGCTTGAGTCGTCGCATGTGCTGTGGGCGATGGGCCGAAGACCCGAGATCGACGGCGGCGGGATTCGGTTTTCTTTGGGTGCCGGGACGACGACGACGGAGATCGAGCACGTCCTTGCGCTCTTTCCGCCGCTGGTTGAGCGGGTCCGTGCTGCAAAAGTAGAAGGTATAGGGGATAGGGTGTAG